From Macaca fascicularis isolate 582-1 chromosome 14, T2T-MFA8v1.1, a single genomic window includes:
- the ACRV1 gene encoding acrosomal protein SP-10 isoform X1: MNMFLLLMSLYLLGSARGTSGHSDESSGSIDHQTSVQQLSGDFFSLENPSDAEALYETASGLNTLSEHGSSEHGSREHTVAEHTPGEHAESEHASGEPAATGHAEGERTVGEQPSGEQSSGEHLSGEQPLGEHASGEQPSDEQLSGEHASGEQPSGEHASGEQPSGEQPSGEHASGEQSLGEHALSEKPSGEQPSGAPISSISTGTILNCYTCAYMNDQGRCLRGEGTCITQNSQQCMLKKIFEGGKLQFMVQGCENMCPSMNLFSHGTRMQIICCRNQSFCNKI, encoded by the exons ATGAACATGTTTCTCTTACTAATGAGTCTTTATCTCCTTGGATCTGCCAGAG GAACATCAGGTCATTCTGATGAGTCTTCTGGCTCCATAGATCATCAAACTTCAGTTCAGCAGCTTTCAGGTGACTTCTTTTCACTTGAAAACCCTTCTGATGCTGAGGCTTTATATGAGACTGCTTCAGGCCTGAACACTTTAAGTGAGCATGGTTCCAGTGAGCATGGTTCAAGAGAGCACACTGTGGCTGAGCACACTCCTGGAGAACACGCCGAGAGCGAGCATGCTTCGGGTGAGCCTGCTGCGACTGGACATGCAGAAGGTGAGCGCACTGTAGGTGAGCAGCCTTCAGGAGAACAGTCTTCCGGTGAACACCTCTCCGGTGAACAGCCTTTGGGTGAGCATGCATCAGGTGAACAGCCTTCAGATGAACAGCTTTCAGGTGAACATGCCTCCGGTGAACAGCCTTCCGGTGAGCACGCCTCAGGTGAACAGCCTTCGGGTGAACAGCCTTCAGGTGAGCACGCTTCAGGTGAACAGTCTTTGGGTGAGCATGCTTTGAGTGAAAAGCCTTCAGGGGAACAGCCTTCAGGTGCACCAATTTCAAGCATATCTACAG GCACAATATTAAATTGCTACACATGTGCTTATATGAATGATCAAGGAAGATGTCTTCGTGGAGAGGGAACCTGCATCACTCAGAATTCCCAGCAATGCATGTTAAAGAAGATCTTCGAAG GTGGAAAACTCCAATTCATGGTTCAAGGGTGTGAGAACATGTGCCCATCTATGAACCTCTTCTCCCATGGAACCAGGATGCAAATTATATGCTGTCGGAATCAATCTTTCTGTAATAAGATCTAG
- the ACRV1 gene encoding acrosomal protein SP-10 isoform X2: MNMFLLLMSLYLLGSARGTSGHSDESSGSIDHQTSVQQLSGDFFSLENPSDAEALYETASGLNTLSEHGSSEHGSREHTVAEHTPGEHAESEHASGEPAATGHAEGERTVGEQPSGEQSSGEHLSGEQPLGEHASGEQPSDEQLSGEHASGEQPSGEHASGEQPSGEQPSGTILNCYTCAYMNDQGRCLRGEGTCITQNSQQCMLKKIFEGGKLQFMVQGCENMCPSMNLFSHGTRMQIICCRNQSFCNKI; encoded by the exons ATGAACATGTTTCTCTTACTAATGAGTCTTTATCTCCTTGGATCTGCCAGAG GAACATCAGGTCATTCTGATGAGTCTTCTGGCTCCATAGATCATCAAACTTCAGTTCAGCAGCTTTCAGGTGACTTCTTTTCACTTGAAAACCCTTCTGATGCTGAGGCTTTATATGAGACTGCTTCAGGCCTGAACACTTTAAGTGAGCATGGTTCCAGTGAGCATGGTTCAAGAGAGCACACTGTGGCTGAGCACACTCCTGGAGAACACGCCGAGAGCGAGCATGCTTCGGGTGAGCCTGCTGCGACTGGACATGCAGAAGGTGAGCGCACTGTAGGTGAGCAGCCTTCAGGAGAACAGTCTTCCGGTGAACACCTCTCCGGTGAACAGCCTTTGGGTGAGCATGCATCAGGTGAACAGCCTTCAGATGAACAGCTTTCAGGTGAACATGCCTCCGGTGAACAGCCTTCCGGTGAGCACGCCTCAGGTGAACAGCCTTCGGGTGAACAGCCTTCAG GCACAATATTAAATTGCTACACATGTGCTTATATGAATGATCAAGGAAGATGTCTTCGTGGAGAGGGAACCTGCATCACTCAGAATTCCCAGCAATGCATGTTAAAGAAGATCTTCGAAG GTGGAAAACTCCAATTCATGGTTCAAGGGTGTGAGAACATGTGCCCATCTATGAACCTCTTCTCCCATGGAACCAGGATGCAAATTATATGCTGTCGGAATCAATCTTTCTGTAATAAGATCTAG